A region from the Acyrthosiphon pisum isolate AL4f chromosome A1, pea_aphid_22Mar2018_4r6ur, whole genome shotgun sequence genome encodes:
- the LOC100574400 gene encoding zinc finger protein 2 homolog isoform X5, translating into MNNMEHLNSKNKNIPVFNKILKVSLVNCDHLLKFHNQKLIRKENVEFEDVDNTTEVNDFHQKVKQKHNTVKKIAISQIKQQNIHKRNENGTIQIHQKVKQEVSTVKKIAISQIKQQNIHKRNENGTIQINSFNSKENIETTNYDNGVDRVDDMIHSSIIEIVPKRSQLMLSDVEHQKSRLNTYEKILLFTKQKRTPNPNKTLECMYCNKVFTVQSNLTVHLRSHTGEKPYACDLCKRTFAHKQNMMCHMRTHTGYKPHLCPICKKTFSHKSLLDYHEWTHTGIKPFKCEICASEFSRKSGLVYHQNHSHTGEKLFKCNVCDKAFYRKAFMKNHMRVHINTQLEKCHICDKTYFYKSSLRRHLLNHSGEKMFECHMCKRSFYRKYNLLAHIKIHMTKRPYECSLCRSTFPTASELENHTKSHIGDNTFQCHLCDASFILESLLDIHMRSHCGDRPFQCPYCLATYAQRKSYSYHLKTHRDHELYKCNWCKISFFQKNKLIDHLRLHTGEKPYKCIECNERFGQKAVLQSHMRTHSTEQKYKCDTCGVVLKQKLNLIKHIKTHLAFKSNFRCRFCKTKFLQKSTFMCHMKMHSKNNSYKCSICGISYPQKTDMIKHEKTHMIERALLTCNVCNQSFPSKLKRINHERKFHTVQSCHCLICFKLFFEKKELTLHIKLHMKNMTSECLICKKSFLQVPVSAKVLRDITGNKKKICDVCSVIF; encoded by the exons ATGAACAATATGGaacatttaaattcaaa aaaCAAGAATATTCctgtattcaataaaatattaaaagtatcacTTGTAAATTGTGATCATCTATTGAAATTTCATAACCAAAAATTAATCAGAAAAGAAAATGTTGAATTTGAAGACGTTGATAACACAACCGAAGTAAATGATTTTCA tcaaaaaGTTAAACAAAAACACAACACTGTTAAGAAGATTGCTATTTcgcaaataaaacaacaaaatattcataaaagaaATGAGAATGGAACTATTCAAATACA tcaaaaaGTTAAACAAGAAGTCAGCACTGTTAAGAAGATTGCTATTTcgcaaataaaacaacaaaatattcataaaagaaATGAGAATGGAACTATTCAAATAAA ttCATTTAATTCTAAAGAAAATATTGAGACTACTAATTATGACAATGGAGTTGACCGTGTTGATGATATGATACATAGCAGCATTATTGAAATTGTGCCTAAAAGATCACAGTTAATGTTATCTGATGTCGAACACCAGAAATCACgtttaaatacttatgaaaaaatattactcttCACTAAGCAGAAGAGGACACCTAATCCGAATAAAACTTTAGAGTGCATGTACTGCAATAAGGTGTTTACAGTGCAATCAAATTTAACGGTTCATTTAAGAAGCCACACCGGTGAAAAACCATACGCATGTGATTTGTGTAAAAGAACTTTTGCTCACAAACAAAATATGATGTGTCATATGAGAACACATACAGGATATAAACCTCATTTATGTCCAATTTGTAAAAAGACATTTAGCCATAAGTCATTATTAGACTACCATGAATGGACACACACTGGTATTAAACCATTTAAGTGTGAAATTTGTGCTAGTGAATTTTCTCGGAAATCAGGTTTAGTTTATCATCAAAACCACAGTCACACAGGTGAAAAACTGTTTAAGTGCAATGTTTGTGACAAAGCTTTTTACAGAAAAGCATTTATGAAAAATCATATGAGAGTCCATATTAATACGCAATTAGAAAAGTGCCATATTTgtgataaaacatatttttataagtcaaGTTTACGAAGACATTTGTTGAATCATTCTGGTGAAAAGATGTTTGAATGTCATATGTGTAAGAGATCCTTTTATcggaaatataatttacttgccCACATAAAAATTCATATGACAAAGAGACCTTATGAATGCAGTCTCTGCAGATCGACTTTTCCTACAGCATCAGAACTAGAAAACCATACAAAATCTCACATCGGTGATAATACATTTCAATGCCATCTTTGCGATGCAAGTTTTATATTAGAATCACTTTTAGATATTCATATGAGATCTCATTGTGGAGATAGACCATTTCAGTGCCCTTATTGTTTAGCAACATACGCCCAGAGGAAAAGTTACTCTTACCATTTAAAAACTCACAGAGATCATGAATTGTATAAGTGTAATTGgtgtaaaatatcattttttcaaaaaaataagcTAATTGATCATTTAAGATTACATACTGGTGAGAAACCTTATAAATGCATCGAGTGTAACGAAAGATTTGGGCAAAAAGCTGTTTTACAGTCACACATGAGAACTCACAGTactgaacaaaaatataaatgtgacaCATGTGGAGTagtcttaaaacaaaaattaaatttaattaaacacataaaaacCCATCTTGCcttcaaatcaaattttaggTGTAGATTTTGTAAgactaaatttttacaaaaatcaacTTTTATGTGTCATATGAAAATGCATTCTAAAAACAATTCTTATAAATGTAGTATATGTGGTATTTCATATCCACAAAAAACTGACATGATTAAACATGAAAAGACTCATATGATTGAAAGGGCTCTACTAACTTGTAATGTATGTAATCAATCTTTtccttcaaaattaaaacgtataaatcATGAGAGAAAATTTCATACCGTACAATCATGTCATTGTCTTatctgttttaaattgttttttgaaaaaaaggaaCTTACACTACATATTAAATTGCATATGAAGAATATGACATCTGAATGTTTGATTTGTAAAAAATCATTTCTACAAGTACCTGTTTCGGCTAAAGTATTAAGAGATATaactggaaataaaaaaaaaatatgtgatgtGTGTTCTGTCATCTTCTAA